One Vallitalea longa DNA segment encodes these proteins:
- a CDS encoding amidohydrolase family protein, with protein sequence MTNIKALKGHIIYTKVKDTFEVHENSYIVIDNKKVVGIFKELPDIYKDISIIDYGHNAIIIPSFIDLHIHAPQYLQMGIGLDLELIEWLQQYTYRNESLFSDVDYAKKIYPTFVDNLYNEGTLRSCIFATIHNESNKILLDELKKKKLSAYVGKVNMNQNAPNDLLQSAECSYEETKSFIDYFTEDLIKPIITPRFAPCCTSELLAKLGKLSMKQELPVQTHLAENKKEVEWVKSLFPDSKNYSDVYKKYNLYGNQKTLLAHSIYLSDEEVAMASNNDNVYLVHCPDSNGNLTSGIMPVTNYLDKGIKVGLGSDIGAGHKMSMPSTITSAVQYSKLRHVFRNEERVLSLSEAFYLATNVNGSFFGKVGSFEKDNFFDALVIRDPDPLVNYLKPIEKLQRFLYNASSNSIVERYLEGEII encoded by the coding sequence ATGACTAATATTAAAGCTTTAAAGGGTCATATCATCTATACTAAGGTAAAAGATACTTTTGAAGTACATGAAAATAGTTATATAGTCATTGATAATAAAAAGGTCGTTGGTATTTTTAAAGAACTTCCTGATATATATAAAGACATATCAATAATAGATTATGGTCATAATGCTATAATAATACCATCATTTATTGACTTACACATTCATGCACCTCAATATCTACAGATGGGTATAGGACTTGACCTTGAATTAATAGAATGGTTGCAACAATATACTTATAGAAATGAATCATTATTTTCAGATGTTGATTATGCAAAAAAGATATATCCAACATTTGTAGATAATTTATATAATGAAGGTACACTACGTTCTTGCATTTTTGCAACTATACACAATGAAAGTAATAAGATATTATTGGATGAACTGAAAAAGAAAAAGCTTTCTGCCTATGTTGGAAAAGTAAATATGAATCAGAATGCACCTAATGATCTTTTACAGTCTGCTGAATGTTCTTATGAAGAAACAAAAAGTTTTATTGATTATTTTACAGAAGATTTAATAAAACCTATTATCACTCCTAGATTTGCACCATGTTGTACTAGTGAATTACTAGCAAAATTAGGAAAACTGTCTATGAAACAAGAGCTTCCAGTTCAAACACATTTGGCAGAAAATAAAAAAGAAGTAGAGTGGGTGAAATCTCTCTTCCCAGACAGTAAAAATTATTCTGACGTTTATAAAAAATACAATTTATATGGTAATCAAAAAACACTTTTAGCTCATTCTATATATCTTTCTGATGAAGAAGTTGCTATGGCAAGTAATAATGACAATGTATATCTTGTCCATTGTCCTGATTCTAATGGTAATTTAACTAGTGGTATTATGCCGGTTACAAATTATTTAGATAAAGGAATTAAAGTCGGATTAGGTTCAGATATTGGTGCTGGACATAAAATGAGTATGCCAAGTACCATAACAAGTGCTGTTCAATATTCTAAGTTAAGGCATGTATTTAGAAATGAAGAACGTGTGTTAAGTTTATCAGAAGCATTTTATTTAGCTACAAATGTAAATGGTAGTTTCTTTGGTAAAGTCGGTAGTTTTGAAAAGGATAATTTTTTTGATGCTTTAGTTATTAGAGATCCCGATCCTCTTGTTAATTATCTGAAACCTATAGAGAAATTGCAGAGATTTTTATATAATGCTAGTAGTAATAGTATTGTCGAGAGGTATTTAGAGGGAGAAATTATTTAA
- the thrC gene encoding threonine synthase yields the protein MKFVKNYRCTLCGREYSKNEKLYTCPECGEKGILDVEYDYDGLKNILSQSYFDNNRNYSMWRYKDIISVEDEYLDETLRVGWTPLYKSKSLADKIGLKELYIKDEGLNPTASLKDRASAVAVIKAKEEEKKTIACSSTGNAASSLAGNAARLGISTVIFVPERAPQGKLAQLLIYGAKVISVKGDYKETFELSKKAIDHWGWYNRNAAINPHLVEGKKTVAMEIAEQLRWHVPDWVVVSVGDGCTIGGVYKGFYDLFQIGLIERIPRILGVQAEGCCPFYTSYKENEPLRPAKENTIADSISVGVPRNPVKAMNAVSKSGGSWITISDTAILEAMKLLGSTEGIFGEPAGVAGLAGLIKALNENVISNDESVSIIVTGNGLKDVKNALAAVEAPIICNPDINQLKKYLSGLQ from the coding sequence ATGAAGTTTGTTAAGAATTATAGATGTACGTTATGTGGTAGAGAATATAGTAAAAATGAAAAATTATATACATGTCCAGAATGTGGTGAAAAGGGCATTTTGGATGTGGAATATGATTATGATGGATTAAAGAATATTTTATCACAATCATATTTTGATAATAACAGAAATTATTCAATGTGGAGATATAAAGATATAATATCTGTTGAAGACGAATATTTGGATGAAACACTAAGAGTTGGATGGACTCCACTATATAAATCGAAATCATTAGCTGATAAGATAGGTCTGAAAGAATTATATATTAAAGATGAGGGTCTGAATCCAACTGCATCGTTAAAGGATAGAGCTTCGGCTGTTGCAGTTATTAAAGCAAAAGAAGAAGAAAAAAAAACTATAGCATGTAGTTCTACTGGAAATGCTGCTTCTTCTTTAGCGGGAAATGCTGCTAGACTTGGAATTTCAACCGTTATTTTTGTTCCAGAAAGAGCACCTCAAGGGAAATTAGCCCAACTATTAATATATGGAGCGAAAGTTATATCCGTGAAAGGAGACTATAAAGAAACTTTTGAATTATCCAAAAAAGCTATTGACCATTGGGGTTGGTATAATCGTAATGCAGCTATAAATCCTCATCTTGTAGAGGGTAAAAAAACTGTAGCTATGGAAATAGCAGAGCAACTAAGATGGCATGTTCCTGATTGGGTAGTTGTATCTGTAGGTGATGGCTGTACAATCGGAGGGGTTTATAAAGGTTTTTATGATTTATTTCAAATTGGATTGATTGAAAGAATTCCCCGAATACTAGGTGTCCAAGCAGAAGGCTGCTGTCCTTTCTATACATCTTACAAGGAAAATGAACCTTTACGACCTGCTAAAGAAAATACAATAGCTGACAGTATATCTGTAGGAGTACCTAGGAATCCTGTCAAAGCTATGAACGCTGTTAGTAAATCAGGAGGTTCTTGGATAACTATCTCAGATACTGCTATATTAGAAGCTATGAAGTTACTGGGGTCTACAGAAGGAATATTTGGTGAACCAGCAGGTGTAGCAGGTCTAGCTGGTTTAATAAAAGCACTTAATGAAAATGTTATTTCTAATGATGAAAGTGTTTCTATTATTGTAACTGGTAATGGATTAAAAGATGTAAAAAATGCTTTAGCAGCAGTGGAAGCTCCGATAATATGTAATCCAGATATTAATCAACTAAAAAAATATTTAAGTGGGTTGCAATAA
- the ade gene encoding adenine deaminase, translating to MSKVNKVKVARGDKKAELVLKDCNIVNVFNCNIERADIAIEQGVIVGVGEYEGIKEIDVDGRYVCPGFIDGHVHIESSLLTPPGFAQLVVAKGTTTVIEDPHEIANVCGLDGIDYMLKASEKLPLDVLVMLPSCVPSTNFENSGAVLLAEDLGLMKDKKNILGLGEVMNYPDVISGNKYVYDKLELMRNRIIDGHAPNVLGKRLNAYVTAGVMTDHECTKVEELEEKVSKGMYVHIREGSATRNLEELIRGVTPQNSRRILFCTDDKQAYDIENEGHINYNVKLAIKKGINPVTAIQMATINTAECYGLKGKGAIAPGYDADILILSHELKDIAINEVYKKGKLVAKNDKPLFDIEICSDPRVLDTVKIDAIDKISLEMPLKSSIVKVIQLIEHNIITKNVTRKVDVENDCFKYNSKLDILKLAVIERHKGTGNVGLGLVEGYGLKGGAVALTIAHDSHNIISIGDNDNDMKVAVKELKRVKGGITICAEGKVLKTLPLEVGGLMTNSSIKEVGDRIKEMNKIAITKGVNPSIDPFLTLAFLALPVIPELKLTDCGLFDVDKFSFVDIEE from the coding sequence ATGTCAAAAGTTAATAAAGTTAAAGTAGCAAGGGGAGATAAAAAGGCAGAATTAGTTCTTAAGGATTGTAATATAGTGAACGTTTTTAATTGTAATATAGAAAGAGCAGATATTGCAATAGAGCAGGGTGTTATTGTAGGTGTTGGCGAATATGAAGGAATTAAAGAAATTGATGTAGATGGAAGATATGTCTGCCCTGGATTCATAGATGGACATGTGCACATCGAATCATCTTTGTTAACACCACCTGGGTTCGCTCAACTAGTTGTGGCAAAAGGAACTACAACTGTTATTGAAGATCCTCATGAAATAGCTAATGTTTGCGGACTTGACGGAATAGATTATATGCTGAAAGCAAGTGAAAAATTACCACTTGATGTACTGGTTATGCTACCATCATGTGTTCCATCAACCAACTTCGAGAATTCTGGAGCAGTTTTATTAGCTGAAGATTTAGGTCTTATGAAAGACAAGAAAAATATTTTAGGATTAGGAGAAGTTATGAATTATCCAGATGTAATATCTGGAAATAAATATGTCTATGATAAATTAGAACTTATGAGAAATAGAATCATAGATGGTCATGCACCAAATGTTCTCGGAAAAAGGTTGAATGCTTATGTAACAGCTGGTGTAATGACGGATCATGAATGTACTAAGGTAGAAGAACTAGAAGAAAAAGTTTCTAAAGGCATGTATGTGCATATTAGAGAAGGTTCAGCAACTAGAAATTTAGAAGAATTAATTAGAGGTGTTACTCCTCAGAATAGTCGCAGAATTCTTTTCTGTACTGATGATAAGCAAGCTTATGATATAGAAAACGAAGGTCATATTAATTATAATGTGAAATTAGCTATTAAAAAAGGAATTAATCCAGTTACTGCAATTCAGATGGCAACTATTAACACTGCAGAGTGTTATGGACTAAAAGGTAAGGGAGCTATAGCGCCTGGATATGATGCCGATATTTTGATATTAAGCCATGAACTTAAAGATATAGCAATAAATGAAGTATACAAAAAAGGTAAGTTAGTAGCAAAGAATGACAAACCATTGTTTGATATTGAAATTTGTAGTGACCCTAGAGTATTGGATACAGTTAAAATAGATGCTATAGATAAAATATCATTGGAAATGCCATTGAAATCTTCAATAGTTAAAGTTATCCAATTGATAGAACATAATATTATAACTAAGAATGTTACAAGAAAAGTAGATGTGGAGAATGATTGTTTCAAGTATAATAGTAAGCTCGATATTCTGAAATTAGCAGTTATAGAAAGACATAAAGGAACTGGAAATGTGGGGCTTGGACTAGTAGAAGGCTATGGTTTGAAAGGCGGAGCAGTTGCCCTTACAATAGCTCATGATTCTCATAATATTATATCAATCGGTGACAATGATAATGATATGAAGGTTGCTGTCAAAGAGCTAAAACGGGTAAAAGGTGGAATTACTATTTGTGCAGAAGGCAAAGTACTAAAAACTTTACCATTAGAAGTTGGAGGACTCATGACTAATTCTTCCATTAAAGAAGTTGGCGACAGGATTAAAGAAATGAATAAGATAGCTATTACAAAAGGAGTAAACCCATCAATAGATCCTTTTTTGACTTTAGCCTTTTTAGCTCTTCCTGTTATACCGGAATTAAAATTGACTGATTGTGGTTTATTTGATGTAGATAAATTTTCTTTCGTAGATATTGAAGAATAG
- a CDS encoding dihydroorotase has protein sequence MRKLGKLNKEGNAMYDLGIIGGQLYIDGQYINENLYITDGKIEKITGDILDCKESYRADNKKVFPGFIDPHVHFELNVGNYTSCDDFYTGSVSAAYGGITTFIDFLDPINNADELEASFNKRKALAEKSVIDYSFHVTISNPVNQIKSIVDEMKRLHLPTVKLFTTYSESDRRTYDNEIIELLRMTKENDILVLAHIENDDMIDLDENNKVADLPISRSSDAELKEALKLARYTKEYDGRLYMVHLSSGNTLKALLENHKDILNRDFLIESCPHYFNLTSEEYHKEDDYLYTMAPPLRSKRELELLRENFAYINTIGTDNCPFMKEEKNKSTLIEIPMGIGSIEHSFNIMYSIFKDSVIDKMTINPAKIHGLYPKKGVLSEGSDADIVIYNPLAEYTIGDDHSACNYNVYEGKKINGRIESTISRGKFIIKNNKFMRGHGQYITRSMT, from the coding sequence ATGAGAAAGTTAGGAAAGCTTAATAAAGAAGGTAATGCTATGTATGATTTAGGAATAATAGGCGGTCAATTATATATTGATGGACAATATATCAATGAAAATCTATATATAACAGATGGAAAAATCGAGAAAATTACTGGTGATATATTAGATTGTAAAGAGAGTTACAGAGCAGATAACAAGAAAGTATTTCCTGGATTCATTGACCCTCATGTACATTTTGAGTTGAATGTAGGTAATTATACATCATGTGATGATTTCTATACTGGTTCTGTTAGTGCAGCTTATGGAGGAATAACTACTTTTATTGATTTCCTTGATCCCATAAATAATGCTGATGAATTAGAAGCATCTTTTAATAAAAGGAAAGCGTTGGCTGAAAAGAGTGTTATAGACTATTCTTTTCATGTAACCATCAGTAATCCAGTTAATCAAATTAAAAGTATAGTTGATGAAATGAAAAGATTACATTTGCCGACTGTCAAATTGTTTACAACTTATTCGGAATCAGATAGAAGGACTTATGATAATGAAATAATTGAATTATTAAGAATGACTAAAGAAAATGATATATTGGTATTAGCACATATTGAAAATGATGATATGATTGATCTTGATGAAAATAATAAAGTAGCTGATTTACCTATTAGCAGAAGTTCTGATGCTGAATTAAAAGAAGCATTAAAATTAGCAAGATATACAAAAGAATATGATGGCCGGTTATATATGGTCCACTTAAGTAGTGGAAATACATTAAAGGCTCTATTAGAAAATCATAAGGATATACTTAATAGAGATTTCTTGATTGAAAGCTGTCCACATTATTTTAATCTTACTTCTGAGGAATACCATAAGGAAGACGATTATCTCTATACTATGGCTCCACCGCTTAGAAGTAAAAGAGAATTAGAATTATTAAGAGAGAACTTTGCTTATATAAATACAATTGGTACAGATAATTGTCCATTCATGAAAGAAGAAAAAAATAAATCGACATTAATTGAAATACCTATGGGTATTGGTTCTATAGAACATTCTTTTAACATAATGTATAGTATTTTTAAAGATAGCGTAATTGATAAAATGACTATTAATCCAGCTAAGATTCATGGATTATACCCTAAAAAAGGTGTTTTATCAGAAGGTTCAGATGCTGATATAGTTATTTATAATCCTTTGGCTGAATATACAATAGGTGATGATCACTCTGCATGTAATTATAATGTTTATGAGGGTAAAAAAATTAATGGCAGAATTGAATCAACTATAAGTAGAGGTAAATTCATTATTAAAAATAATAAATTCATGCGTGGTCATGGTCAATATATCACTAGATCTATGACATAA
- a CDS encoding pyridoxal-phosphate dependent enzyme gives MESKYKVIDLTVNEKRLENVVKRAKDRGIIIPTLAQLKDPTLIPDDIKDKLQNVGLWDLNPLNLYRIGWHNETKDMGGLFKDVNYMVLPTEITGVKAKIIALCGKWFPTGSHKVGAAFGCLVPRLVTGQFDPTKQKAVWPSTGNYCRGGAYDSALLACESIAILPEGMSNERFEWLKNVAGDTIATPGSESNVKEIFDKCWELRNSGEDLMIFNQFDEFGNYLWHHEVTGKAIEEILEVEMDKNSRFAGYISATGSGGTIAAGDYLKKKYPTMKIAASEALQCPTIYSNGYGEHRIEGIGDKHVPWIHNVKNTDAIIAIDDEAPMNWIRMLNEPEGHKVLKENGVSDEIINQLDLVGISGAANIISAIKFAKYFELTEEDVLVTVLTDSIDMYKSRLIELNEERGKFTSYDAYGVMERYFKGIDTDYFKELNYRDRRTVHNLKYYTWIEQQGKTYDEILEQWYNDAYWTNITSQVDKLDILIEEFNEKVRKA, from the coding sequence ATGGAAAGTAAATATAAAGTAATTGATCTAACTGTTAATGAAAAAAGATTAGAAAATGTGGTTAAAAGAGCCAAAGACAGAGGTATAATCATACCTACCTTAGCACAATTGAAAGATCCAACTTTAATACCTGATGATATAAAAGATAAATTACAAAATGTTGGTCTATGGGACCTTAATCCGTTGAATCTTTATAGAATAGGTTGGCACAATGAAACAAAGGATATGGGTGGTTTATTTAAAGATGTCAATTATATGGTTCTTCCTACAGAAATAACTGGTGTAAAAGCTAAAATAATAGCTTTATGTGGAAAATGGTTTCCAACAGGTTCTCATAAAGTAGGAGCAGCTTTTGGTTGCCTTGTACCTAGACTGGTAACTGGACAATTTGATCCAACTAAGCAAAAAGCTGTTTGGCCTTCTACTGGTAATTACTGTAGGGGTGGAGCTTATGATTCAGCTTTACTTGCTTGTGAATCTATAGCAATATTGCCAGAAGGTATGAGTAACGAAAGATTTGAATGGTTAAAAAATGTTGCAGGTGATACTATCGCAACACCTGGTAGTGAAAGTAATGTGAAAGAAATTTTTGACAAATGTTGGGAACTCAGGAATTCAGGTGAAGATCTAATGATTTTCAATCAATTTGATGAATTCGGCAATTATCTATGGCATCATGAAGTAACAGGTAAAGCAATAGAAGAAATACTTGAAGTTGAAATGGATAAAAATAGTAGATTCGCAGGATACATAAGTGCTACTGGTTCTGGCGGAACTATCGCTGCTGGAGATTACCTTAAAAAGAAATATCCAACAATGAAAATAGCAGCTAGTGAAGCTTTACAATGCCCAACAATTTATAGTAATGGTTATGGTGAACACAGGATAGAAGGAATAGGAGATAAGCATGTACCATGGATACATAATGTTAAAAATACTGATGCAATCATTGCTATAGATGACGAAGCCCCAATGAATTGGATTAGAATGCTTAATGAACCAGAAGGACATAAAGTCTTAAAAGAAAATGGAGTAAGCGATGAAATTATTAATCAGTTGGATCTAGTTGGAATATCGGGTGCTGCTAATATTATATCTGCTATTAAATTTGCTAAGTACTTCGAGTTAACCGAAGAAGATGTATTAGTTACTGTTTTAACTGATTCCATTGACATGTATAAGAGCAGATTGATTGAACTTAATGAAGAAAGAGGAAAATTTACTTCTTATGATGCTTATGGTGTAATGGAGAGATATTTTAAAGGTATTGATACTGATTACTTTAAAGAACTTAATTATAGAGACAGAAGAACAGTTCATAATCTTAAATATTATACTTGGATAGAACAACAAGGCAAAACATATGATGAGATATTGGAACAATGGTACAATGATGCATATTGGACTAATATAACTAGTCAAGTAGATAAATTAGATATTTTAATAGAAGAATTCAATGAGAAAGTTAGGAAAGCTTAA
- the xdhC gene encoding xanthine dehydrogenase subunit XdhC: MADIILNFTVNDEPRHLLIDDRDSLANVLRNQLHLTSVKKGCEVGECGACTVLINGETFDSCIYLAMWAEGKEIRTLEGLMDENGNISDIQQAFIDEAAVQCGFCTPGFIMSAMPIIESDEEYTREEIKKRLAGNLCRCTGYENIINAIEKVKKIRMEKQNI, encoded by the coding sequence ATGGCTGATATCATTTTGAATTTTACAGTAAATGATGAACCAAGACATCTATTAATAGATGATAGGGATTCACTTGCTAATGTGCTTAGGAATCAACTTCATCTCACAAGTGTCAAAAAAGGTTGTGAAGTTGGTGAATGTGGAGCTTGTACTGTCCTTATTAATGGGGAAACTTTTGATTCATGTATATATTTAGCTATGTGGGCAGAAGGGAAAGAAATACGTACACTTGAAGGATTAATGGATGAAAATGGTAATATCTCCGATATACAACAAGCTTTTATAGACGAAGCTGCTGTTCAATGTGGATTTTGCACACCAGGATTTATTATGTCAGCAATGCCTATTATTGAAAGTGATGAAGAATATACTAGAGAAGAAATAAAGAAACGTTTGGCAGGTAATCTTTGTCGATGTACAGGATACGAAAATATAATTAATGCAATAGAAAAAGTAAAAAAAATAAGAATGGAAAAACAGAATATCTGA
- the xdhB gene encoding xanthine dehydrogenase subunit XdhB → MYDIERIYQASSVDDAVKHLLEDESALVIAGGSDILVKIHSGKLAGCSLVSIYGIDELRGVSINGDGRIKIGPLTSFSHITNDEIIKKYVPVLGEAVDQVGGPQIRNIGTIGGNVCNGVTSADSASTLFALNAKIEITGEKGKKIIPISDFYLGPGKVDLKKGEILTAIYIDKEDYEGYTGCYIKYAMRNAMDIATIGCVVICKLDNNKSCIEDVRLAYGVAGPIPMRCPKTEESIKGMKISDTMFEKFGSMAVTEVKPRDSWRASKVLRLQLAKELSKRALKQAIDKWEVI, encoded by the coding sequence ATGTATGATATTGAAAGGATATATCAGGCTTCTTCGGTAGATGATGCGGTTAAGCATTTGTTGGAGGATGAAAGTGCTCTCGTTATTGCGGGAGGGAGTGATATACTTGTCAAGATACATAGTGGAAAATTAGCTGGGTGTTCTTTGGTTAGTATTTATGGGATAGATGAGCTTAGAGGGGTTTCTATTAATGGTGATGGTAGGATTAAGATAGGACCTTTAACTAGTTTTTCACATATAACTAATGATGAGATCATTAAGAAATATGTTCCTGTATTGGGGGAAGCGGTTGATCAGGTTGGAGGACCTCAGATAAGGAATATAGGGACTATTGGTGGTAATGTGTGTAATGGGGTTACCAGTGCTGATAGTGCTTCAACGTTATTTGCGTTGAATGCTAAAATTGAGATAACTGGAGAAAAAGGCAAGAAGATAATTCCTATATCAGATTTTTATCTAGGACCTGGTAAAGTTGATTTGAAGAAAGGTGAGATATTAACAGCAATATATATAGATAAAGAAGACTATGAAGGGTATACGGGATGCTATATTAAGTATGCCATGCGTAATGCGATGGATATTGCAACTATAGGATGTGTTGTTATATGTAAGTTAGATAATAATAAGTCATGTATTGAAGATGTTAGATTGGCTTATGGTGTTGCTGGACCAATACCCATGAGATGTCCAAAGACTGAGGAGTCTATCAAAGGTATGAAGATAAGTGATACAATGTTTGAGAAATTCGGTTCTATGGCAGTAACAGAAGTCAAACCTCGAGATTCATGGAGAGCTTCAAAAGTATTAAGGCTCCAACTTGCAAAAGAATTAAGTAAACGTGCATTAAAACAAGCAATAGACAAATGGGAGGTTATATAA